Proteins from a genomic interval of Vreelandella profundi:
- the eat gene encoding ethanolamine permease, which yields MTQSSVDQAYLAKRQLRKGTAGWMLLAGLGVSYVISGDFAGWNFGIAEAGWGGFAIAACLMALMYLALVLSLAEMSAAIPAAGGGYSFARQAMGPAGGYLTGLAVLIEYALAPAAIVIFIGAAVESLLGINGPLVYLIFYAVFIGIHLAGVGEALKVMMVISGLAVFAILATAVALIGSFDAANLFDIAPTDAAGASTFMPFGWYGVWAALPFGMWLFLAVEGVPLAAEEAKDPARDMPKGIIAAMLFLLFTALLVVVLLAGAAGAEMIGQSGVPLVDALNATGNPMLATTVNVLGLAGLIASFFSIIYGYSRLVFALSRAGYLPKRLSLTSGRKVPYLALIVPGVFGFLASLSGEGDLMLAMAVVGATISYALMALSHILLRLKQPDLPRPYKTPGGIVTSSIALVLALVALTGVYAFDPRAFNYTIVLFIAGAAYFFLYSKHHLVAKTAEEEFALVSAAPDELDKSEHTPAAAKL from the coding sequence ATGACACAATCCTCGGTTGATCAGGCGTATCTGGCAAAACGCCAGCTGCGTAAAGGCACTGCTGGCTGGATGCTGCTAGCAGGGCTTGGCGTTTCCTACGTTATTTCCGGGGACTTCGCCGGATGGAACTTTGGCATCGCCGAAGCGGGATGGGGCGGTTTTGCGATTGCTGCCTGTTTAATGGCGCTAATGTACCTTGCCTTAGTGCTATCGCTGGCGGAGATGTCTGCGGCGATACCGGCCGCGGGCGGTGGTTACAGCTTTGCTCGCCAGGCGATGGGGCCGGCAGGCGGGTACTTAACGGGGCTTGCTGTATTGATCGAGTACGCCTTGGCGCCCGCCGCGATTGTGATTTTTATTGGCGCCGCGGTTGAGTCATTGCTAGGCATTAACGGGCCGTTGGTTTATCTGATTTTTTACGCGGTGTTTATCGGTATTCATCTGGCCGGCGTGGGTGAAGCGCTCAAGGTCATGATGGTTATTAGCGGCCTGGCGGTATTTGCCATTCTAGCGACCGCTGTAGCGCTGATAGGCAGTTTTGATGCGGCCAATTTGTTTGATATAGCCCCCACCGATGCCGCGGGCGCGAGCACGTTTATGCCGTTTGGCTGGTACGGCGTTTGGGCGGCGCTGCCGTTTGGGATGTGGCTGTTTCTGGCGGTCGAAGGCGTACCGCTGGCCGCTGAAGAAGCTAAAGACCCTGCGCGTGATATGCCTAAAGGCATTATCGCTGCGATGCTGTTTTTGCTGTTCACTGCGCTGCTGGTGGTTGTGTTGTTAGCCGGCGCCGCAGGGGCTGAAATGATCGGCCAAAGCGGCGTGCCGCTGGTGGATGCGCTTAATGCGACCGGCAATCCGATGCTGGCGACCACGGTTAACGTGCTGGGCTTGGCGGGGTTAATTGCTTCCTTCTTTTCGATTATTTATGGCTATAGTCGGCTGGTGTTTGCGCTGTCGCGGGCGGGCTATTTGCCTAAGCGTCTATCGCTGACCAGCGGGCGTAAAGTGCCTTATCTGGCGCTGATTGTACCCGGTGTGTTTGGCTTTCTGGCATCGCTAAGCGGGGAAGGCGACCTGATGCTAGCAATGGCCGTGGTAGGGGCAACTATTTCCTATGCGCTGATGGCGCTAAGCCATATTTTACTGCGTTTAAAGCAGCCTGATTTGCCGCGCCCCTATAAAACTCCAGGGGGAATTGTGACCTCCTCGATCGCGCTGGTGCTGGCCTTGGTTGCCTTAACCGGCGTATACGCCTTTGATCCACGCGCGTTTAACTACACCATCGTGCTGTTTATCGCGGGTGCAGCCTACTTCTTCCTCTACAGCAAGCATCATCTGGTGGCGAAAACAGCCGAAGAAGAATTTGCGCTGGTGTCCGCCGCACCTGACGAGCTTGATAAGAGCGAACACACACCAGCCGCCGCTAAGCTGTAA
- a CDS encoding SIR2 family NAD-dependent protein deacylase, whose amino-acid sequence MTARPHLVVFTGSGISAESGIKTFRASDGLWEDYPIEDVATPRAWQRNPQQVLDFYNQRREQIRRAKPNAAHKALAALEQDGFDVSIITQNIDDLHERAGSHHVLHLHGEILKARSSVDEHMRYPLPKGGIALGDVCDKGSQLRPDVVWFGEAVPLFAEACELVSKADFLLVVGTSLAVMPAASLLSYIDVETPCALVDPEADMLSPPGVLAINATAGEGVPALANRWKQQGHLRLS is encoded by the coding sequence ATGACAGCAAGGCCGCATTTAGTGGTGTTTACCGGATCGGGAATCAGCGCCGAGAGTGGCATCAAAACGTTTCGTGCCAGCGACGGCCTTTGGGAGGACTATCCGATTGAAGACGTCGCCACACCACGTGCGTGGCAGCGTAATCCGCAGCAGGTGTTGGATTTTTATAATCAGCGCCGCGAGCAGATCCGCCGAGCAAAGCCCAATGCTGCGCATAAAGCTCTGGCGGCCCTTGAGCAGGATGGGTTTGACGTCAGCATCATTACCCAGAATATCGATGATCTTCACGAGCGGGCAGGTTCGCATCATGTGCTGCACTTACATGGTGAGATTTTAAAGGCGCGCTCATCGGTTGATGAACACATGCGCTATCCGTTGCCTAAAGGCGGCATTGCGCTGGGTGATGTCTGTGATAAGGGCAGCCAGCTACGCCCTGATGTGGTCTGGTTTGGTGAGGCGGTGCCGCTATTTGCCGAGGCCTGTGAGCTTGTCAGTAAGGCTGATTTTCTATTAGTGGTGGGTACCTCGCTGGCGGTGATGCCTGCCGCTTCGCTGCTCTCGTACATTGATGTCGAGACACCCTGCGCGCTGGTCGACCCAGAGGCCGACATGCTCAGCCCGCCGGGCGTCTTGGCGATCAACGCCACCGCGGGCGAGGGCGTGCCCGCCCTCGCCAATCGCTGGAAGCAGCAGGGTCATTTGCGGCTGTCTTGA
- a CDS encoding CIA30 family protein: MTLTFNNADEQQRWYAVDDGVMGGVSQSRFSVADGEGRFQGEVSLENGGGFASVRREPNGFESTLAGAKGIAVSVLGDGRTYQLRLKSTTLGDASAYRVKFTPSADTWETIHFPWDAFEAVRRGTLLSDAPAITPSDIHMLGFLIADRTAGPFCLQVKRIESID, from the coding sequence ATGACGCTGACCTTTAATAATGCTGACGAGCAGCAGCGCTGGTATGCCGTTGACGATGGTGTCATGGGCGGTGTTTCCCAAAGCAGGTTTAGCGTTGCCGACGGTGAAGGTCGTTTTCAGGGTGAGGTGTCGCTCGAAAACGGCGGCGGCTTTGCCTCTGTGCGTCGCGAGCCTAACGGTTTTGAATCCACGCTAGCGGGAGCCAAGGGCATCGCTGTTAGCGTGCTAGGAGATGGCCGCACCTATCAATTACGCCTGAAAAGCACCACGCTCGGCGATGCGTCGGCGTATCGGGTGAAATTTACGCCTTCCGCTGACACGTGGGAGACCATACATTTTCCATGGGACGCGTTTGAAGCCGTGCGGCGTGGCACGCTACTCAGCGATGCACCGGCGATAACGCCCAGCGACATTCACATGCTGGGCTTCTTAATTGCTGATCGCACCGCTGGGCCTTTCTGCCTGCAGGTCAAACGTATTGAGTCCATCGACTAA